A single region of the Lotus japonicus ecotype B-129 chromosome 4, LjGifu_v1.2 genome encodes:
- the LOC130714860 gene encoding protein CYSTEINE-RICH TRANSMEMBRANE MODULE 13, whose protein sequence is MSYYDHQQQPPVGVPPPQGYPSKDAYPPPGYPAQGYPPAGYPPQGYPQQGYPQQYPPQYAQQPQQRQETGFLEGCMAALCCCCLLEACF, encoded by the exons ATGAGCTACTACGATCATCAGCAACAACCACCAGTTGGTGTTCCTCCTCCACAGG GGTATCCATCGAAGGACGCTTACCCTCCACCAGGGTACCCTGCACAAGGGTATCCTCCAGCAGGGTACCCTCCACAAGGGTATCCTCAACAAGGCTATCCTCAACAATACCCTCCGCAATATGCTCAGCAACCTCAACAGAGGCAGGAAACTGGTTTTCTTGAAGGATG TATGGCTGCACTCTGCTGCTGTTGTCTACTAGAGGCTTGCTTCTGA